One part of the Phacochoerus africanus isolate WHEZ1 chromosome 7, ROS_Pafr_v1, whole genome shotgun sequence genome encodes these proteins:
- the LOC125131566 gene encoding LOW QUALITY PROTEIN: NADH-ubiquinone oxidoreductase chain 5-like (The sequence of the model RefSeq protein was modified relative to this genomic sequence to represent the inferred CDS: substituted 2 bases at 2 genomic stop codons): AITTLFTALCAITQNDIKKIVAFSTSSQLGLIIVTIGINQPHLAFLHICIHAFFKAMLFICSGSIIHSLNDEQDIRKIGGLYKAIPFTTTALIIGSLALTGIPYLTGFYSKDLIIEAANISHTNAXALLITLIATSLTAAYSTRIIFFALLGQPRFSPLVLINENNPLLINSIMRLLTGSIFAGFIISNNIPPITVPNVTIPLYIKITALVATIIGFILALELNNMTYYLKFKYSSQTYKFSNILGYYPSIIHRLPTYHNLSISQKSASSLLDLIXLETILPKTTSYIQTKISIIVSNQKGLIKLYFLSFLITIIISIILFNSHE; encoded by the coding sequence GCCATCACCACCCTATTCACAGCACTATGTGCAATCACACAAAAcgacattaaaaaaattgtagccTTCTCAACTTCAAGCCAACTGGGCCTAATAATAGTGACAATCGGAATTAACCAACCCCACCTAGCATTCCTCCACATCTGCATACATGCCTTCTTCAAGGCAATGCTATTCATATGCTCCGGGTCCATCATTCACAGCCTCAACGATGAACAAGACATTCGAAAAATAGGCGGACTGTACAAAGCAATACCATTTACAACAACAGCACTAATCATTGGAAGCCTAGCATTAACAGGAATACCCTACCTCACGGGATTCTACTCAAAAGACCTTATCATCGAAGCAGCAAACATATCCCATACAAATGCCTGAGCCCTACTAATAACATTAATTGCCACATCTCTAACTGCTGCTTACAGTACTCGAATCATCTTCTTCGCACTCCTAGGACAACCACGCTTCTCACCTCTGGTATTAATTAATGAGAACAATCCCCTCCTAATTAACTCTATCATGCGCCTCCTGACCGGAAGCATTTTTGCCGGCTTCATTATCTCTAACAATATTCCACCAATAACAGTGCCAAATGTAACTATACCCCTTTACATAAAAATAACAGCCCTAGTCGCAACTATCATAGGCTTCATACTAGCCCTAGAACTAAACAACATGACCtattatctaaaatttaaatactCATCACAAACATACAAATTCTCCAACATACTAGGGTATTACCCCTCCATTATACACCGCCTACCAACATATCACAACCTTTCCATAAGCCAAAAATCCGCATCATCACTACTAGACCTAATCTGACTAGAAACAATCCTACCAAAGACAACTTCCtatattcaaacaaaaatatCTATTATAGTATCAAATCAAAAAGGCTTAATCAAGCTATATTTCCTATCCTTTCTCATTACCATTATAATAAGCATAATACTGTTTAATTCCCACGAGTAA